A window of Thermus antranikianii DSM 12462 contains these coding sequences:
- a CDS encoding ABC transporter permease, with protein MRKAQTLLTVYLAYMLEYRAELFLWALAGALPLILLGVWTEAAREGEFALSPGEFARYFLMVFLVRQATVVWVVWEFERDVVEGRLSFRLLRPLDPFFDHLAAHVAERLARLPFVVLLTLLFFWLFPEARFVPEPGPFLLGLLFTLLAFLLRYLMQYTTAMLTFFTERAVSVEEVFFLLYLFLSGTIAPLEVFPEPLRTLALLTPFPYLVYLPAALLAGQTVDLFPGVWVMLFWGMAFLLLWRLLWRMGLRHYSGQGA; from the coding sequence ATGAGGAAAGCCCAAACCCTCCTCACCGTCTACCTGGCCTACATGCTGGAGTACCGGGCGGAACTCTTCCTCTGGGCCCTGGCCGGGGCCTTGCCCCTCATCCTCCTAGGGGTCTGGACCGAAGCGGCCAGGGAGGGGGAGTTTGCCCTGTCCCCAGGGGAGTTTGCCCGTTACTTCCTCATGGTCTTCCTGGTGCGCCAGGCCACGGTGGTCTGGGTGGTGTGGGAGTTTGAGCGGGACGTGGTGGAAGGACGGCTTTCCTTCCGGCTTCTGAGGCCCCTTGACCCCTTTTTTGACCACCTGGCGGCCCACGTGGCCGAGCGCCTGGCCCGGTTGCCCTTCGTGGTGCTCCTCACCCTCCTCTTCTTCTGGCTCTTCCCTGAAGCCCGCTTTGTGCCCGAACCTGGCCCCTTTCTCCTAGGGCTCCTTTTCACCCTTTTGGCCTTTTTGCTCCGCTACCTGATGCAGTACACCACCGCCATGCTCACCTTCTTCACGGAGCGGGCGGTTTCGGTGGAAGAGGTCTTCTTCCTCCTCTACCTCTTCCTCTCCGGCACCATCGCCCCCCTCGAGGTCTTCCCCGAACCCCTAAGGACCCTGGCCCTCCTCACCCCCTTCCCCTACCTGGTCTACCTGCCCGCAGCCCTCCTGGCCGGGCAAACGGTGGATCTGTTCCCGGGGGTTTGGGTGATGCTCTTCTGGGGCATGGCCTTTCTTCTCCTCTGGCGGCTCTTGTGGCGCATGGGGCTAAGGCACTACTCGGGCCAAGGGGCATAA
- a CDS encoding ABC transporter ATP-binding protein produces MSAEPIILAQDLTKHYRVALKEESLLATLRHFLFRQYRTVKAVEGVNFQIARGEVVGFLGPNGAGKTTTLKMLTGLIHPTRGKAVVAGHIPWRREKAFLKKITLVMGNKQQLIWDLPALDTFRLNAAIYDIPEGEFRKRVSELSEMLSLTNKLHQPVRKLSLGERMKAELLAALLHRPEVLFLDEPTLGLDVNAQVAVREFIREYNRRYGATVLLTSHYMADIAALAERVLVIHQGRLLYDGPLAGLLERFAPYREVGLTLAYPLPREAFLAFGEVRDLEGLKARLLVPRERLTERVAEILKRLPVEDLEVRDPPLEEVIARVYKIAPSGPTQSPALEEA; encoded by the coding sequence GTGTCGGCGGAACCCATCATCCTTGCCCAGGACCTCACCAAGCACTACCGGGTGGCCTTGAAGGAGGAAAGCCTCCTTGCCACCCTGCGCCACTTCCTCTTCCGCCAGTACCGCACGGTGAAGGCGGTGGAAGGGGTGAACTTCCAAATCGCAAGGGGCGAGGTGGTGGGCTTTCTGGGCCCCAACGGGGCGGGCAAGACCACCACCTTGAAGATGCTCACCGGCCTGATCCACCCCACCCGGGGTAAGGCGGTGGTGGCGGGGCACATTCCCTGGCGACGGGAAAAGGCCTTTTTGAAAAAGATCACCCTGGTGATGGGCAACAAGCAGCAGCTCATCTGGGACCTGCCCGCCCTGGACACCTTCCGCCTCAACGCCGCCATCTACGATATCCCCGAAGGGGAGTTCCGGAAGCGGGTTTCGGAGCTTTCGGAAATGCTCTCCCTAACGAATAAGCTCCACCAGCCCGTGCGCAAGCTCTCCCTGGGGGAAAGGATGAAGGCCGAGCTCCTGGCGGCCCTTCTCCACCGCCCGGAGGTGCTCTTTCTGGACGAACCCACCCTGGGCCTGGACGTGAACGCCCAGGTGGCGGTGCGAGAGTTCATCCGGGAGTACAACCGGCGCTACGGGGCCACAGTCCTCCTCACCAGCCATTACATGGCGGACATCGCTGCCCTGGCGGAGCGGGTCTTGGTGATCCACCAGGGAAGGCTGCTCTACGATGGACCCCTGGCAGGGCTTCTGGAACGCTTCGCCCCCTACCGGGAGGTGGGGCTCACCCTGGCCTACCCCCTGCCCAGGGAAGCCTTCCTGGCCTTTGGAGAGGTCAGGGACCTCGAGGGCCTTAAGGCCCGGCTTCTGGTGCCCCGGGAGAGGCTTACGGAAAGGGTAGCGGAGATCCTCAAAAGGCTTCCCGTGGAGGACCTCGAGGTGCGGGACCCCCCTTTGGAAGAGGTCATCGCCCGGGTGTACAAGATCGCCCCTTCGGGGCCGACCCAGAGCCCGGCCTTGGAGGAAGCATGA
- a CDS encoding Uma2 family endonuclease, translating into MATRYRFRVEEFERAFRDVPRVELLRGEVYQMSPIGPKHFLAVMRLDHMLKEALQGKALVAVQSPLHLSEDSEPEPDLLVLQPPLERYEGRLPRPEDVLLLVEVADTSLEFDREVKLPLYAEAGIPEVWLVNLKENLLEVYREPREGRYRFIRLLSPSEPVSPSAFPEISLPWAPSP; encoded by the coding sequence ATGGCCACCCGCTACCGCTTCCGCGTGGAGGAATTTGAGCGGGCCTTCCGGGATGTCCCCCGGGTGGAGCTCCTAAGGGGAGAGGTCTACCAGATGAGCCCGATTGGACCCAAGCACTTTCTTGCGGTGATGCGCCTCGATCACATGTTGAAGGAGGCTCTCCAAGGCAAGGCCTTGGTGGCGGTGCAGTCCCCCCTTCATCTTTCGGAGGATTCCGAGCCCGAACCCGATCTCCTGGTGCTTCAACCTCCCTTGGAACGCTACGAGGGCCGGCTCCCCCGCCCTGAGGATGTTCTTCTGCTCGTGGAGGTAGCCGACACCTCCTTGGAGTTTGACCGGGAGGTTAAGCTTCCCCTTTACGCCGAAGCAGGAATCCCCGAGGTATGGCTTGTGAACCTAAAGGAGAACCTCCTCGAGGTCTACCGGGAGCCCCGGGAGGGACGCTACCGGTTCATCCGCCTCCTCTCCCCCTCCGAGCCCGTAAGCCCCTCGGCCTTCCCCGAGATCAGCCTGCCCTGGGCACCGTCTCCTTGA